From one Catenuloplanes nepalensis genomic stretch:
- a CDS encoding AfsR/SARP family transcriptional regulator, translating into MWFGILGPLRAARDGVDAPVAAGRDRVVLAMLLLNSLHVVSIDQLVDALWDSSPPATARGQLQSSVSRIRRAFAEAGLPAELIVTDPAGYRLVADPEQVDVNVFDRRLAQARLAVEKEAWSEAREHFRAALSLWKGPALAGITSPAVRRAAAALDEQRLLAIEDTFDVELRLGLERDAIGGLTGLVERHPLRERLRGQLMIALYRAGRQADALAVYRDAREALAGELGIEPGPALREVHRAILTGEVETTAAPREVTLPVRALPRTVADFTGRAEAVDRLVRAVEEADFDGPVIQVIDGMAGSGKTTLAVHVANLVAPRYPDAQLFIDLHGHSLRRPLDASAALVTLLRQLGLPGDRIPVDIDDRVALWRSELAARRALVVLDNVASTAQIAPLLPASAGSLALITSRRRLLGLDAVRPESLPVLSESEAIDLLARIAGDRVRAEPEAAAEVVRYCGHLPLAIRLAAARLAHRPRWRVADLARRLAGRSALPELAAEERTVASAFDLSYAHLPAVAQRVFRLLGLHPGERFDAFTTAALAGLPLDDAQDVLDDLVDWHLVEEPQAGRYRLHDLMREFASGLAARDPLPERHAAVGRLLDFYLHAADASTVDMEAHSSGDVRGWGPAQRPDLVEALPSKLRWLEDERAGLIALADRAIGAGHAHYAWWLARAAWRFLYVNAYHDDLIVLHERGLAAALLAGDDAAVAQVLNYLASSYYRTGRYSDAVTHLTESLRLRERIGDDRAVATTRGNLSAVQLMMGLLPEALANARAAYAVWERLGDDRGRMLHLPKMGFVAAMMGRHDEALHYHRRHLLLACERRDQHNVSVALGHIGAVRVRMGAADAAARCLTAALRRQRGIPYNEAEVLNDLGTARRLQGRLAEAEQHHQEALRIMRTVGDRHGEALVGNDLAATLCAGGDEAAAVEAYRRSLAVSVQIGHRYEQARALAGLGECLPDPEEARVHRERAQVIFNEMGVGSAVFEGK; encoded by the coding sequence ATGTGGTTCGGCATCCTAGGTCCGCTGCGAGCCGCGCGCGACGGCGTCGACGCTCCGGTCGCGGCCGGGCGGGACCGGGTCGTGCTCGCCATGCTGCTGCTCAACTCGCTGCACGTGGTCTCGATCGACCAGCTGGTCGACGCGCTCTGGGACTCCTCGCCACCGGCCACCGCCCGCGGCCAGTTGCAGAGCAGCGTCTCCCGGATCCGCCGCGCGTTCGCCGAGGCCGGCCTGCCCGCCGAGCTGATCGTCACGGACCCGGCCGGATATCGCCTGGTCGCCGACCCGGAGCAGGTCGACGTGAACGTCTTCGACCGGCGGCTCGCCCAGGCCCGGCTCGCGGTGGAGAAGGAGGCGTGGTCCGAGGCGCGGGAGCACTTCCGCGCGGCCCTCTCGCTCTGGAAGGGACCCGCGCTGGCCGGCATCACCAGCCCGGCCGTGCGCCGCGCCGCCGCCGCGCTGGACGAGCAGCGGCTGCTGGCCATCGAGGACACGTTCGACGTGGAGCTGCGGCTCGGCCTGGAACGGGATGCGATCGGCGGGCTGACCGGCCTGGTCGAGCGGCACCCGCTGCGGGAACGGCTGCGCGGCCAGCTGATGATCGCGCTCTACCGGGCCGGCCGGCAGGCGGACGCGCTCGCGGTCTACCGGGACGCGCGCGAGGCCCTCGCGGGTGAGCTGGGCATCGAGCCCGGACCGGCGCTGCGCGAGGTGCACCGGGCCATCCTGACCGGCGAGGTGGAGACCACGGCGGCACCGCGAGAGGTGACGCTGCCGGTGCGCGCGCTGCCGCGGACCGTCGCGGACTTCACCGGCCGGGCCGAGGCGGTCGACCGGCTGGTCCGCGCGGTCGAGGAGGCCGACTTCGACGGCCCGGTCATCCAGGTGATCGACGGCATGGCCGGCAGCGGCAAGACCACGCTCGCGGTGCACGTGGCGAACCTGGTCGCGCCGCGCTACCCGGACGCACAGCTCTTCATCGACCTGCACGGGCACAGCCTGCGCCGGCCGCTGGACGCGTCCGCCGCACTGGTCACGCTGCTGCGCCAGCTCGGCCTGCCCGGCGACCGGATCCCGGTGGACATCGACGACCGGGTAGCGCTCTGGCGCAGCGAGCTGGCCGCCCGGCGCGCGCTGGTGGTGCTGGACAACGTGGCCAGCACCGCGCAGATCGCGCCGCTGCTGCCGGCGTCCGCGGGCAGTCTCGCGCTGATCACCAGCCGGCGCCGGCTGCTCGGCCTGGACGCGGTCCGGCCGGAGTCGCTGCCGGTGCTCTCCGAGTCCGAGGCGATCGACCTGCTGGCCAGGATCGCCGGCGACCGGGTCCGCGCGGAACCGGAGGCCGCGGCCGAGGTGGTGCGCTACTGCGGCCACCTGCCGCTGGCGATCCGGCTGGCCGCGGCCCGGCTGGCGCACCGTCCACGGTGGCGGGTCGCGGACCTGGCCCGGCGGCTGGCCGGCCGGTCCGCGCTGCCCGAGCTGGCCGCGGAGGAACGCACCGTGGCCAGCGCCTTCGATCTCTCCTATGCGCACCTGCCGGCGGTGGCGCAGCGCGTGTTCCGGCTGCTCGGCCTGCACCCGGGTGAGCGGTTCGACGCGTTCACCACGGCCGCGCTGGCCGGGCTGCCGCTGGACGACGCGCAGGACGTGCTGGACGACCTCGTCGACTGGCACCTGGTCGAGGAGCCGCAGGCCGGGCGCTACCGGCTGCACGACCTGATGCGCGAGTTCGCGTCCGGGCTGGCCGCGCGCGACCCGCTGCCGGAGCGGCACGCCGCGGTCGGCCGGCTGCTCGACTTCTACCTGCACGCGGCGGACGCGTCCACGGTCGACATGGAGGCGCACAGCTCCGGCGACGTGCGCGGCTGGGGCCCGGCGCAGCGGCCGGACCTGGTCGAGGCGCTGCCGAGCAAGCTGCGCTGGCTGGAGGACGAGCGGGCCGGCCTGATCGCGCTGGCCGACCGCGCGATCGGTGCCGGGCACGCGCACTACGCCTGGTGGCTGGCGCGGGCGGCGTGGCGGTTCCTGTACGTCAACGCGTACCACGACGACCTGATCGTGCTGCACGAGCGCGGCCTGGCCGCCGCGCTGCTGGCCGGCGACGACGCGGCCGTGGCGCAGGTGCTCAACTACCTGGCCTCGTCCTACTACCGGACCGGCCGCTACTCCGACGCGGTGACGCACCTGACCGAGTCGCTGCGGCTGCGCGAGCGGATCGGCGACGACCGGGCGGTGGCGACCACGCGCGGCAACCTCTCCGCGGTGCAGCTGATGATGGGTCTGCTGCCGGAGGCGCTGGCGAACGCGCGCGCGGCCTACGCGGTCTGGGAGCGGCTCGGCGACGACCGCGGCCGCATGCTGCACCTGCCGAAGATGGGCTTCGTCGCCGCGATGATGGGCCGGCACGATGAGGCGCTGCACTACCACCGCCGCCACCTGCTGCTCGCCTGCGAGCGCCGGGACCAGCACAACGTCTCGGTCGCGCTCGGCCACATCGGCGCGGTCCGGGTGCGGATGGGTGCGGCCGACGCGGCGGCCCGCTGCCTCACCGCCGCGCTGCGCCGCCAGCGCGGTATCCCGTACAACGAGGCGGAGGTGCTCAACGACCTCGGCACCGCGCGACGGCTGCAGGGCCGGCTGGCCGAGGCGGAGCAGCACCACCAGGAGGCGCTGCGGATCATGCGGACCGTCGGCGACCGGCACGGCGAGGCGCTGGTCGGCAACGACCTCGCGGCCACGCTCTGCGCCGGTGGCGACGAGGCGGCCGCG
- a CDS encoding fumarate hydratase, with translation MSSAAAFSHAPLLPLGDDLTEYRLVSDEGIDVVNGPGGRRFLTVESSVLTQLTTEAMHDIAHYLRPAHLTQLRSIIDDPAASPNDRFVATDLLRNANIAAGGVLPMCQDTGTAIVVGKRGRHVLTDGLDEEAIAHGVYDAYTRLNLRYSQLAPLTMWDEKNTGTNLPAQIELYAEDPGGQPDAYKFLFMAKGGGSANKSYLYQETKALLNPTRMMQFLEEKLRLIGTAACPPYHLAIVVGGTSAEHALKTAKLASAKYLDTLPTAGSMLAHGFRDLELEAEVLELTRQFGIGAQFGGRYFCHDVRVVRLPRHGASCPVAIAVSCSADRQAVAKITPSGVWLERLETDPARFLPDVTDETLATDEVVRVDLNRPMDEIRAELSRYPVKTRLSLSGPLVVARDIAHAKIAELLDDGGEMPRYLRDHAVYYAGPAKTPEGYASGSFGPTTAGRMDAYVEKFQAAGGSMVMLAKGNRSRGVTEACHRYGGFYLGSIGGPAARLAQDCIRHVEVLEYPELGMEAVWKIEVEDFPAFIVVDDKGNDFFAEVTKPVLTVGRR, from the coding sequence ATGAGCAGTGCCGCCGCCTTCTCCCACGCCCCCCTGCTGCCGCTCGGGGATGACCTGACCGAATACCGCCTGGTGAGCGACGAGGGAATCGACGTCGTCAACGGGCCGGGCGGGCGCCGCTTCCTGACCGTCGAGTCGTCCGTGCTGACCCAGCTCACCACGGAGGCGATGCACGACATCGCTCACTACCTGCGCCCGGCGCACCTCACCCAGCTGCGGTCCATCATCGACGACCCGGCCGCCTCGCCGAACGACCGCTTCGTCGCCACCGACCTGCTGCGCAACGCGAACATCGCGGCCGGTGGCGTGCTGCCGATGTGCCAGGACACCGGCACCGCGATCGTGGTCGGCAAGCGCGGCCGGCACGTGCTGACGGACGGGCTGGACGAGGAGGCGATCGCGCACGGCGTCTACGACGCGTACACCCGGCTGAACCTGCGCTACTCCCAGCTCGCGCCGCTGACCATGTGGGACGAGAAGAACACCGGGACCAACCTGCCGGCGCAGATCGAGCTGTACGCGGAGGACCCGGGCGGGCAGCCGGACGCGTACAAGTTCCTGTTCATGGCCAAGGGCGGCGGCTCGGCCAACAAGTCGTACCTCTACCAGGAGACCAAGGCGCTGCTGAACCCGACGCGGATGATGCAGTTCCTGGAGGAGAAGCTGCGCCTGATCGGCACCGCGGCGTGCCCGCCGTACCACCTGGCGATCGTGGTCGGCGGCACCTCGGCGGAGCACGCGCTGAAGACCGCGAAGCTGGCCAGCGCGAAGTACCTCGACACGCTGCCCACCGCGGGCTCGATGCTCGCGCACGGCTTCCGCGACCTGGAGTTGGAGGCCGAGGTGCTGGAGCTGACCCGCCAGTTCGGCATCGGCGCGCAGTTCGGCGGCCGGTACTTCTGCCACGACGTGCGCGTGGTCCGGCTGCCCCGGCACGGCGCGTCCTGCCCGGTCGCGATCGCGGTCTCCTGCTCGGCCGACCGCCAGGCGGTTGCCAAGATCACCCCGTCCGGCGTGTGGCTGGAGCGGCTGGAGACCGACCCGGCCCGGTTCCTGCCGGACGTCACGGACGAGACGCTCGCGACGGACGAGGTAGTGCGGGTCGACCTCAACCGCCCGATGGACGAGATCCGCGCGGAGCTGTCGCGCTACCCGGTGAAGACCCGGCTCTCGCTGAGCGGGCCGCTGGTGGTGGCGCGCGACATCGCGCACGCGAAGATCGCCGAGCTGCTCGACGACGGCGGCGAGATGCCGCGCTACCTGCGCGATCACGCGGTCTACTACGCCGGACCGGCGAAGACCCCCGAGGGGTACGCGTCCGGCTCGTTCGGCCCGACCACGGCCGGCCGGATGGACGCCTACGTCGAGAAGTTCCAGGCCGCGGGCGGCAGCATGGTGATGCTGGCCAAGGGCAACCGCTCGCGCGGCGTGACCGAGGCCTGCCACCGGTACGGCGGGTTCTACCTCGGGTCGATCGGTGGCCCGGCCGCGCGCCTGGCCCAGGACTGCATCCGCCACGTCGAGGTGCTCGAATACCCCGAGCTGGGCATGGAGGCGGTCTGGAAGATCGAGGTGGAGGACTTCCCGGCGTTCATCGTGGTGGACGACAAGGGCAACGACTTCTTCGCCGAGGTCACCAAGCCGGTCCTGACCGTTGGCCGCCGGTAA
- a CDS encoding HipA family kinase — MLRRVVGTRYVTPLREGGSLPGVIEADDLGTYVVKFRGAGQGPKALVAEVIAGELARRLGLPVPELVVLELDPVIARAEPDQEIQELLKHSGGDNLGMDFLPGALNFDPLAHPLDPLLASRIVWFDAFVENVDRSWRNPNMLTWADGGLWLIDHGAALYFHHNWPRAGAVVHRPFKGGDHVLAPFATRLAEADASLGPQITRELLTEVLALVPDGWLAAPDSEDPALATADGVRAAYRDHLLTRASGRDAWLPAEVAK; from the coding sequence ATGCTTCGCCGAGTTGTCGGAACGCGGTATGTCACACCGCTCCGTGAGGGTGGATCGCTGCCCGGCGTGATCGAGGCCGACGACCTCGGCACCTACGTGGTCAAGTTCCGCGGCGCCGGCCAGGGCCCGAAGGCGCTGGTCGCCGAGGTGATCGCGGGCGAGCTGGCCCGCCGCCTCGGCCTGCCCGTGCCCGAGCTGGTGGTGCTGGAGCTGGACCCGGTGATCGCCCGCGCCGAGCCGGACCAGGAGATCCAGGAGCTGCTCAAGCACTCCGGCGGCGACAACCTCGGGATGGACTTCCTGCCCGGCGCGCTCAACTTCGACCCGCTCGCGCACCCACTCGACCCGCTGCTCGCCTCGCGGATCGTCTGGTTCGACGCGTTCGTCGAGAACGTGGACCGCAGCTGGCGCAACCCGAACATGCTGACCTGGGCCGACGGCGGGCTATGGCTGATCGACCACGGCGCCGCGCTCTACTTCCACCACAACTGGCCGCGGGCCGGCGCTGTGGTGCACCGGCCGTTCAAGGGCGGCGACCACGTGCTCGCGCCGTTCGCCACCCGGCTGGCCGAGGCCGACGCGTCGCTCGGGCCGCAGATCACCCGCGAGCTGCTGACCGAGGTGCTGGCGCTGGTCCCGGACGGCTGGCTGGCCGCGCCGGACAGCGAGGACCCGGCGCTCGCCACGGCGGACGGCGTGCGTGCGGCGTACCGCGATCACCTGCTGACCCGCGCGTCCGGCCGGGACGCCTGGCTCCCGGCGGAGGTGGCGAAGTGA
- a CDS encoding DUF3037 domain-containing protein, which translates to MTDRQLFEYAVIRVLPRVERGEQINVGVILYCQRTGFLAARTALDLDRLRALDRTADADAVLGALRSFEVTTAGDAVCGPAAGLRPGERFRWLTAPRSTIIQTGPVHTGLTVDPAAELERLMDLLVR; encoded by the coding sequence GTGACGGATCGGCAGCTCTTCGAGTACGCGGTGATCCGCGTACTGCCCCGGGTCGAGCGCGGTGAGCAGATCAACGTGGGCGTGATCCTCTACTGCCAGCGCACCGGTTTCCTGGCCGCGCGCACCGCGCTGGATCTCGACCGGCTGCGCGCGCTGGACCGCACCGCCGACGCGGACGCGGTGCTCGGCGCGCTGCGGTCGTTCGAGGTCACCACCGCGGGCGACGCGGTCTGCGGCCCGGCCGCCGGCCTGCGGCCGGGCGAGCGTTTCCGCTGGCTGACAGCGCCGCGCAGCACGATCATCCAGACCGGGCCGGTGCACACCGGGCTGACCGTGGATCCGGCCGCGGAGCTGGAGCGGCTGATGGACCTGCTCGTCAGATAG
- a CDS encoding RDD family protein — protein MNPQYSGPPPAYTGYPGYSAPPPVLAPFGERLAAYLIDALILGAAAMIYTIPLTIYVTMQAFALTGPNGTTNEEAVPAYLASLFISMGVAFVLGLAISYLYHVEFVLRSGQTLGKRFMKLYIVRLGQSPGHGISRGDAVKRWGATIGLGFVPGGSYLDGLWQLWDKPYQQCLHDKAASTTVVKVSPVSSTPMPGGVFQ, from the coding sequence GTGAATCCGCAGTACTCGGGCCCCCCACCCGCATATACCGGTTATCCCGGATATTCCGCACCGCCGCCGGTGCTCGCCCCGTTCGGCGAGCGGCTCGCCGCGTACCTCATCGATGCGTTGATCCTCGGCGCGGCCGCCATGATCTACACGATTCCGCTCACCATCTACGTCACCATGCAGGCATTCGCGCTGACCGGGCCGAACGGCACCACCAACGAGGAGGCGGTCCCCGCGTACCTCGCGTCGCTCTTCATCTCGATGGGCGTCGCGTTCGTCCTGGGCCTGGCGATCAGCTACCTCTACCACGTCGAGTTCGTGCTCAGGAGCGGCCAGACGCTGGGGAAGCGGTTCATGAAGCTGTACATCGTGCGCCTGGGTCAGTCGCCCGGGCACGGCATCAGCCGCGGCGACGCGGTCAAGCGCTGGGGCGCGACGATCGGCCTGGGCTTCGTGCCGGGCGGCAGCTACCTCGACGGGCTGTGGCAGCTCTGGGACAAGCCGTACCAGCAGTGCCTCCACGACAAGGCCGCGTCGACCACGGTGGTTAAGGTTTCTCCGGTGAGCAGCACACCGATGCCCGGCGGGGTGTTCCAGTGA
- a CDS encoding RDD family protein translates to MSDIAPGWYKDPADPSTQRWWDGEGWLGAPLPADATPPDGPPPPEPVPAPQAPSVTGVDGTPPARDGGPQGWPVGRTAAPPQQAPAHPAPGWPQGTPGAPPGWPHGAPPPGWQPGYPPGYPPPGWVPAPVLPHGMPLAGYGARFVARLIDLGVLTVLVLIANSWFLVQFFQELQVYLPLASEYVAATNRGENPVMPTASDRFSFLQLAMLVVTAMVWFAYEVPQIANSGQTLGKRLMGIKTIALEDGATPGFGRAFRRWNLYGTATLFWSCCGIGLLWQLLDGLSPLFDRHMQRAWHDRVAQTVVVQLPRNTTGAPATVGQPGTNPARHPADPGSRTDTTGGDR, encoded by the coding sequence GTGAGCGACATCGCCCCCGGGTGGTACAAGGATCCCGCGGACCCGTCCACCCAGCGCTGGTGGGACGGGGAGGGCTGGCTGGGCGCGCCGCTGCCCGCGGACGCGACGCCGCCGGACGGACCGCCGCCACCGGAGCCCGTCCCCGCGCCCCAGGCCCCGTCCGTGACCGGCGTCGACGGCACCCCACCGGCCCGGGACGGCGGCCCGCAGGGCTGGCCCGTCGGCCGCACGGCCGCACCGCCGCAGCAGGCGCCCGCGCACCCCGCGCCCGGCTGGCCGCAGGGCACGCCGGGTGCGCCCCCCGGCTGGCCGCACGGTGCGCCGCCGCCCGGCTGGCAGCCTGGATATCCGCCTGGCTATCCGCCGCCCGGGTGGGTGCCGGCGCCGGTGCTGCCGCACGGCATGCCGCTGGCCGGTTACGGCGCCCGGTTCGTGGCGCGGTTGATCGACCTCGGCGTGCTCACCGTGCTGGTCCTGATCGCGAACTCGTGGTTCCTGGTGCAGTTCTTCCAGGAGCTACAGGTGTACCTGCCGCTCGCCTCCGAGTACGTGGCCGCGACCAACCGCGGCGAGAACCCGGTGATGCCGACCGCCTCCGACCGGTTCAGCTTCCTGCAACTGGCGATGCTGGTGGTCACCGCGATGGTGTGGTTCGCCTACGAGGTGCCGCAGATCGCGAACTCCGGCCAGACGCTCGGCAAGCGGCTGATGGGCATCAAGACCATCGCGCTGGAGGACGGCGCGACGCCGGGCTTCGGCCGCGCGTTCCGCCGCTGGAACCTCTACGGCACCGCCACGCTGTTCTGGTCCTGCTGCGGCATCGGCCTGCTCTGGCAGCTGCTCGACGGCCTGTCCCCGCTGTTCGACCGGCACATGCAGCGTGCCTGGCACGACCGGGTCGCGCAGACCGTGGTGGTCCAGCTGCCGAGGAACACGACCGGCGCCCCGGCGACCGTGGGGCAGCCCGGGACGAACCCGGCGCGGCATCCGGCCGATCCCGGGAGCCGCACCGACACCACCGGAGGTGACCGATGA
- the hisC gene encoding histidinol-phosphate transaminase — translation MTRLTRADLDAIPAYVPGRSPADLARDLGMAEAIKLASNEVPFGPLPGVVEAITAAAAGTHRYPDLAAVELRDRLAERYGVPADRLVTGCGSVAICENLARATCLPGDEIIFAWRSFEAYPIVAASVGATAVRVPNTATHGHDLDAMAAAITDRTRLVFVCNPNNPTGTSLRRAEIDRFLDAVPANVLVVLDEAYREFNTDPDVPDGIDTYAGRPNVAVLRTLSKAWGLAGLRIGFLVAAPEVAAAVRKVTTPFSTNLLAQAAALAALRQEDEVRRRCALVVGERDRLTAELRKLGQDVPESQANFVWLPMADRSAAFGAACEARGVIVRPFQGDGVRVTIGTAAENDAFLTAAADAL, via the coding sequence ATGACCCGGCTGACCCGCGCCGACCTGGACGCGATCCCGGCGTACGTGCCCGGCCGCAGCCCGGCCGACCTGGCTCGTGACCTGGGCATGGCGGAGGCGATCAAGCTCGCCAGCAACGAGGTGCCGTTCGGGCCGCTGCCCGGCGTGGTGGAGGCGATCACCGCGGCCGCCGCGGGCACCCACCGCTACCCGGACCTGGCCGCGGTCGAGCTGCGGGACCGGCTCGCCGAGCGGTACGGCGTGCCCGCGGACCGGCTCGTCACCGGCTGCGGCTCCGTGGCGATCTGCGAGAACCTGGCGCGCGCCACCTGCCTGCCGGGCGACGAGATCATCTTTGCGTGGCGCTCGTTCGAGGCGTACCCGATCGTGGCCGCCTCGGTCGGCGCCACCGCGGTCCGGGTCCCGAACACGGCCACGCACGGCCACGACCTGGACGCGATGGCCGCCGCGATCACCGACCGGACCCGGCTGGTGTTCGTCTGCAACCCGAACAACCCGACCGGTACCAGCCTGCGTCGCGCGGAGATCGACCGATTCCTCGACGCGGTACCGGCGAACGTGCTGGTGGTGCTGGACGAGGCGTACCGGGAGTTCAACACGGACCCGGACGTGCCGGACGGCATCGACACCTACGCCGGCCGGCCGAACGTGGCCGTGCTGCGCACGCTCTCCAAGGCGTGGGGCCTGGCCGGCCTGCGGATCGGCTTCCTCGTCGCGGCGCCCGAGGTGGCGGCCGCGGTCCGCAAGGTGACCACGCCGTTCTCCACGAACCTGCTGGCCCAGGCGGCCGCGCTGGCCGCGCTGCGGCAGGAGGACGAGGTGCGCCGCCGCTGCGCGCTGGTGGTCGGCGAACGTGACCGGCTCACTGCGGAGCTGCGCAAACTCGGCCAGGACGTGCCCGAGAGCCAGGCCAACTTCGTCTGGCTGCCGATGGCCGACCGGTCCGCCGCGTTCGGCGCCGCCTGCGAGGCGCGCGGCGTGATCGTCCGCCCGTTCCAGGGCGACGGCGTGCGCGTCACGATCGGCACCGCCGCGGAGAACGACGCGTTCCTCACGGCCGCCGCCGACGCCCTCTAG
- a CDS encoding outer membrane protein assembly factor BamB family protein encodes MREEAEKKSRSIWWQASLAAFVLVVLGVIAVVRVLPPAEVRTVTPVANAAPIERKTGTAGLLYSAPLIVDGDTRVYASARQVRADSPVAARTERTPAWTFRRWPQSVLGVVEAGGVVVSRWTDGELVGIRASDGEIVWRAPGPESAPDAAPATPRRTGEELVWTPADLYTATDSGGDELIVVRGAVAVRVFEAATGRERAPIGATCGPASFTTASGGFACRTATGLTVYDLAGGAAREWVAAGEVTADSCRLGASECALVRDGGKAYRFAADGVLAAPAADAPGAKVLGEVVYITDGARTATARNLATGAEIWTWPGRTWDEELRVLAVQPGRVHLLNAADRLITLDAATGTQLSLFAFGVPTSKNEPTRERHWTPGTAYATDGLVVTVRRKLDAPDTAEDKDYYFAGEGVAVAVS; translated from the coding sequence GTGCGCGAGGAGGCGGAGAAGAAGAGCCGGTCCATCTGGTGGCAGGCGTCGCTCGCGGCGTTTGTCCTGGTCGTCCTGGGTGTGATAGCGGTCGTCCGGGTGCTCCCGCCGGCCGAGGTGCGCACCGTCACACCGGTCGCGAACGCCGCGCCGATCGAGCGGAAGACCGGCACCGCCGGCCTGCTCTACTCGGCGCCGCTGATCGTCGACGGCGACACCCGGGTCTATGCGAGCGCCCGGCAGGTGCGCGCGGACTCGCCGGTTGCCGCCCGGACCGAGCGGACCCCGGCCTGGACGTTCCGGCGCTGGCCGCAGAGCGTGCTCGGCGTGGTCGAGGCCGGCGGCGTCGTGGTCAGCCGCTGGACGGACGGCGAGCTGGTCGGCATCCGTGCGAGCGACGGCGAGATCGTTTGGCGCGCGCCCGGGCCGGAGTCGGCGCCGGACGCGGCGCCGGCGACACCGCGGCGCACCGGCGAGGAACTGGTCTGGACCCCGGCCGATCTCTACACGGCCACCGACTCGGGCGGGGACGAGCTGATCGTGGTGCGCGGCGCGGTCGCGGTCCGGGTCTTCGAGGCGGCCACCGGCCGGGAGCGCGCGCCGATCGGCGCGACCTGCGGACCGGCGAGCTTCACCACGGCGAGCGGCGGGTTCGCCTGCCGCACCGCGACCGGCCTGACCGTCTACGACCTGGCCGGTGGCGCGGCCCGCGAGTGGGTGGCGGCCGGCGAGGTCACCGCGGACTCGTGCCGGCTCGGCGCGTCGGAGTGCGCGCTGGTCCGGGACGGCGGTAAGGCCTACCGGTTCGCGGCCGACGGCGTGCTGGCCGCACCGGCGGCGGACGCACCGGGCGCGAAGGTGCTCGGCGAGGTCGTCTACATCACGGACGGCGCGCGGACCGCGACCGCCCGCAACCTGGCCACCGGCGCGGAGATCTGGACCTGGCCGGGCCGGACCTGGGACGAGGAGCTGCGGGTGCTGGCCGTGCAGCCGGGCCGCGTGCACCTGCTCAACGCGGCGGACCGGCTGATCACGCTGGACGCGGCGACCGGCACGCAGCTCTCGCTCTTCGCGTTCGGCGTGCCGACCTCGAAGAACGAGCCGACCCGGGAGCGGCACTGGACGCCGGGCACGGCGTACGCCACGGATGGCCTGGTCGTGACCGTGCGCCGCAAGCTGGACGCGCCGGACACGGCGGAGGACAAGGACTACTACTTCGCCGGCGAGGGTGTCGCCGTCGCCGTGAGCTGA
- a CDS encoding SRPBCC family protein, translated as MSTIAVTRTIKAPAARVWRVFTDLPGRAGWLSTVDHVEVLTPGDLRAGSAWQETRHMPDGARVTEEFRVEECDEGARFVVSSPGIGAEYRMTYTFTPIREGRHRGETAVTAVQEGAPLEPRGRLLALVLGGLAAMVSEGALRQDLHDLAIAVREPVRQEALARPR; from the coding sequence ATGTCGACCATCGCGGTCACCCGGACGATCAAGGCGCCCGCCGCGCGGGTGTGGCGGGTCTTCACGGATCTGCCGGGCCGCGCCGGCTGGCTCTCCACGGTCGACCACGTCGAGGTGCTCACCCCCGGTGACCTGCGGGCCGGGTCGGCCTGGCAGGAGACGCGGCACATGCCGGACGGCGCGCGTGTCACCGAGGAGTTCCGGGTCGAGGAGTGCGACGAGGGCGCCCGGTTCGTGGTCAGTTCGCCCGGCATCGGCGCGGAGTACCGAATGACGTACACGTTCACGCCGATCCGGGAAGGCCGGCACCGTGGCGAGACCGCGGTGACCGCGGTGCAGGAGGGCGCGCCGCTCGAACCTCGGGGCCGGCTGCTCGCGCTGGTCCTCGGCGGGCTCGCGGCGATGGTCTCCGAGGGAGCGCTCCGGCAGGACCTGCACGATCTGGCGATCGCGGTCCGCGAGCCGGTACGACAGGAAGCACTGGCCCGTCCACGGTAG